From a region of the Triticum aestivum cultivar Chinese Spring chromosome 7D, IWGSC CS RefSeq v2.1, whole genome shotgun sequence genome:
- the LOC123165157 gene encoding DCN1-like protein 4 isoform X1 — translation MRRSSKKSSSSSAAAGEEQVNEKQNRKRKGVSTNLTSRKAQRVPTKAVSKEIERIDQLFYTYADGSSSMIDPEGIETLCSHLEVPHTDVRILMLAWKMGCEKQGYFTLDEWRTGMKALRADSISKLKKAFPELVQEVTRSSNFQDFYPYAFRYCLTEDKKKCIEIPVACELLNLVLSLQFRPQVEKLINYLKHQNEYKVINMDQWMGFLRFCNEINFPSLDNYDADQAWPLILDNFVEWLRASEN, via the exons ATGAGGCGCTCCTCCAagaagtcgtcgtcgtcgtccgccgCGGCCG GTGAGGAACAAGTAaatgaaaaacaaaacagaaaaagaaaaggagtcAGTACAAACCTGACCAGCAGGAAAGCACAACGTG TTCCCACTAAAGCGGTTTCAAAGGAAATAGAGCGGATTGACCAACTTTTCTATACATATGCTGATGGCTCATCCAGCATGATTGA CCCAGAAGGCATCGAAACACTCTGCTCTCATCTTGAAGTTCCACATACAGATGTTCGGATTCTGATGTTAGCATG GAAAATGGGCTGTGAAAAGCAAGGTTATTTTACTCTG GATGAATGGAGAACTGGGATGAAAGCTCTGCGAGCTGATAGCATCAGTAAACTGAAGAAAGCCTTTCCTGAACTGGTCCAAGAA GTTACGAGGTCCTCTAATTTCCAGGATTTCTATCCATATGCATTCCGTTATTGCCTAACAG AGGACAAGAAGAAGTGTATAGAAATACCTGTTGCTTGTGAGTTATTGAATCTAGTGTTGAGCTTGCAGTTCCGCCCGCAGGTTGAAAAACTTATTAATTACCTCAAG CATCAAAATGAGTACAAGGTTATAAACATGGATCAATGGATGGGATTTCTTCGGTTCTGCAATGAG ATAAACTTCCCATCACTTGACAATTACGATGCAGACCAAGCTTGGCCTTTAATTTTAGACAATTTTGTTGAATGGTTAAGAGCAAGTGAAAATTAG
- the LOC123165157 gene encoding DCN1-like protein 4 isoform X2 — protein MRRSSKKSSSSSAAAVPTKAVSKEIERIDQLFYTYADGSSSMIDPEGIETLCSHLEVPHTDVRILMLAWKMGCEKQGYFTLDEWRTGMKALRADSISKLKKAFPELVQEVTRSSNFQDFYPYAFRYCLTEDKKKCIEIPVACELLNLVLSLQFRPQVEKLINYLKHQNEYKVINMDQWMGFLRFCNEINFPSLDNYDADQAWPLILDNFVEWLRASEN, from the exons ATGAGGCGCTCCTCCAagaagtcgtcgtcgtcgtccgccgCGGCCG TTCCCACTAAAGCGGTTTCAAAGGAAATAGAGCGGATTGACCAACTTTTCTATACATATGCTGATGGCTCATCCAGCATGATTGA CCCAGAAGGCATCGAAACACTCTGCTCTCATCTTGAAGTTCCACATACAGATGTTCGGATTCTGATGTTAGCATG GAAAATGGGCTGTGAAAAGCAAGGTTATTTTACTCTG GATGAATGGAGAACTGGGATGAAAGCTCTGCGAGCTGATAGCATCAGTAAACTGAAGAAAGCCTTTCCTGAACTGGTCCAAGAA GTTACGAGGTCCTCTAATTTCCAGGATTTCTATCCATATGCATTCCGTTATTGCCTAACAG AGGACAAGAAGAAGTGTATAGAAATACCTGTTGCTTGTGAGTTATTGAATCTAGTGTTGAGCTTGCAGTTCCGCCCGCAGGTTGAAAAACTTATTAATTACCTCAAG CATCAAAATGAGTACAAGGTTATAAACATGGATCAATGGATGGGATTTCTTCGGTTCTGCAATGAG ATAAACTTCCCATCACTTGACAATTACGATGCAGACCAAGCTTGGCCTTTAATTTTAGACAATTTTGTTGAATGGTTAAGAGCAAGTGAAAATTAG
- the LOC123169947 gene encoding short-chain dehydrogenase reductase 4: protein MAEFVRNGAKVVLADVQDDLGRARTAELCADSASYIRCDVNDEAQVAAVIDLDVACHGKLDIMLNNTGIMGSLARPELGALDLADFDAINNRASWPGSSTWPAPWRRAARAVSSARPASPHSNEPCPTLPVVCLFSGEDSVHEDTLVARWVYSGLNGIVHLIILLSHGCPPR from the coding sequence ATGGCGGAGTTTGTCAGGAACGGCGCCAAGGTCGTCCTCGCAGACGTCCAGGACGATCTGGGCCGCGCCCGGACGGCTGAGCTCTGCGCCGACTCCGCGTCGTACATCCGCTGCGACGTCAACGACGAGGCGCAGGTCGCCGCGGTGATCGACCTTGACGTGGCCTGCCACGGCAAGCTGGACATCATGCTCAACAACACCGGCATCATGGGCTCGTTGGCGCGGCCCGAGCTGGGCGCGCTCGACCTTGCGGATTTCGACGCCATCAACAACCGGGCATCATGGCCGGGGTCAAGCACGTGGCCTGCGCCATGGCGCCGCGCCGCTCGGGCAGTATCATCTGCACGGCCAGCATCGCCGCACAGCAACGAGCCATGCCCTACGTTGCCAGTGGTTTGTCTTTTTTCTGGAGAAGACAGTGTACACGAGGATACGTTGGTGGCGAGGTGGGTTTACAGTGGGCTAAACGGGATAGTCCACTTAATTATTTTGTTGTCCCACGGGTGCCCACCAAGGTGA